The following coding sequences lie in one Arachis ipaensis cultivar K30076 chromosome B05, Araip1.1, whole genome shotgun sequence genomic window:
- the LOC107642915 gene encoding uncharacterized protein LOC107642915 (The sequence of the model RefSeq protein was modified relative to this genomic sequence to represent the inferred CDS: added 33 bases not found in genome assembly) — protein sequence MRKRDLAILMLSAFAIFFSLQHEGGVSFKDAWMHLTDEYPIKYEAERLPPPLVADLNGDGKKEVLVATHDAKIQVLEPHSRRVDEGFSEARVLAEVSLLPDKIRVTSGRRPVAMATGYIDRYKMGQRQKQVLVVVTSGWSIMCFDSNLQKLWENNLQEDFPHNAHHREVAISISNYTLKHGDTGLVIVGGRMEMQPYVFMDPFEELGMGARFSEQQRRSATEKEASDNSGTVDLRHFAFYAFAGRSGTERWRRKNENIEAQSSDASQLLPQHNYKLDVHAMNSRQPGEFECREFRESILGVMPHHWDRREDTLLKLAHFRRHKRKTLKRTPGKSTNYPFHKPEENHPPGKDSTKKISNIIGKAANYAGSAKSKKHLPFVPTITNYTQVWWVPNVVVAHQKEGIEAIHLASGRTICRLHLQEGGLHADINGDGVLDHVQAVGGNGAEQTVVSGSMEVLRPCWAVATSGVPIREQLFNVSICHYNHFNLFQHGDLYRNFARSPDIASLEVATPILIPRNDGHRHRKGSHGDVIFLTNRGEITSYSPGLHGHDAIWQWQQSTGVSWSNMPSPSGMMEGGQVVPTLKPLSLRSHDNQEMILAAGEQEAVVISPGGSILATIELPAPPTHVLISEDFSNDGLTDLILVTSSGVYGFVQTRQPGALFFSMLVGCLIVVMGVIFVTQHLNSIKGKPRPSSGPR from the exons ATGAGGAAGCGGGATTTGGCCATTCTCATGCTCTCCGCATTCGCCATTTTCTTCTCCCTTCAG ATGCACCTCACCGATGAATACCCAATCAAATACGAAGCCGAACGCCTTCCGCCACCTTTGGTTGCTGATCTCAATGGGGATGGCAAGAAAGAAGTTCTCGTTGCTACCCATGATGCTAAAATTCAG GTTTTGGAGCCCCATAGTAGGCGGGTCGACGAAGGATTTAGTGAGGCACGTGTGTTGGCCGAGGTGTCTCTGTTACCCGACAAGATTCGTGTTACGTCTGGGAGACGCCCTGTTGCTATGGCCACCGGCTATATTGATCGTTACAAAATGGGGCAACGGCAGAAACAGGTTTTGGTTGTAGTAACTTCCGGTTGGTCCATAATGTGCTTTGATTCCAACCTCCAAAAGTTGTGGGAAAATAATTTACAG GAGGATTTTCCCCATAATGCTCACCATAGGGAAGTAGCAATCTCTATAAGCAATTATACTTTGAAGCATGGAGATACAGGATTGGTCATTGTTGGTGGGAGGATGGAAATGCAGCCATAT GTTTTTATGGATCCTTTTGAAGAACTGGGAATGGGAGCTAGATTTTCTGAGCAGCAGAGAAGAAGTGCTACTGAAAAGGAG GCTTCTGACAACTCTGGAACTGTTGATTTACGCCATTTTGCATTTTATGCATTTGCTGGTAGATCTGGCACAGAACGATGGAGGAGAAAAAATGAG AACATTGAAGCACAGTCTTCAGATGCTTCACAGTTACTTCCACAGCATAACTACAAGCTTGATGTTCACGCTATGAATAGTCGTCAACCTGGAGAG TTTGAATGCAGGGAATTCAGAGAATCAATCCTGGGAGTTATGCCACATCATTGG GATAGGAGGGAAGATACTTTGTtgaagttggcacacttcaggcggCACAAGAGGAAAACATTGAAGAGAACACCTGGAAAGAGTACGAATTACCCTTTCCACAAGCCTGAGGAAAATCATCCTCCAGGGAAGGACTCAACCAAAAAAATTTCCAACATAATTGGGAAAGCTGCAAATTATGCTGGTTCAGCAAAATCTAAGAAg CATCTACCTTTTGTTCCAACAATAACCAACTACACTCAGGTTTGGTGGGTTCCTAATGTGGTGGTGGCTCATCAGAAGGAAGGGATAGAAGCTATTCATCTGGCATCTGGTCGAACAATATGCAGG CTTCATCTTCAGGAAGGCGGTCTACATGCTGATATTAATGGTGACGGAGTTCTAGATCATGTCCAG GCTGTTGGAGGAAATGGTGCTGAGCAGACTGTAGTTAGTGGGTCAATGGAAGTGCTTCGACCTTGTTGGGCTGTTGCCACATCAGGTGTACCAATAAGGGAGCAACTGTTCAATGTATCTATTTGTCATTATAACCattttaatttattccaacatGGAGATCTTTATAGAAACTTCGCTCGAAGTCCAGATATTGCTTCTTTAGAGGTAGCAACGCCTATTCTTATTCCTAGAAATGATGGCCACAGGCATCGGAAAGGAAGCCATGGTGATGTTATCTTTTTGACAAACCGGGGCGAG ATTACATCATACTCCCCTGGTTTGCATGGTCATGATGCTATTTGGCAATGGCAACAATCAACTGGAGTTTCATGGTCAAATATGCCTTCTCCATCAGGGATGATGGAAGGTGGTCAAGTGGTTCCCACACTGAAACCTCTCTCCTTGCGATCACATGATAATCAGGAAATGATCCTTGCAGCTGGTGAACAAGAAGCTGTTGTAATATCACCGGGAGGTAGTATATTGGCTACAATCGAATTACCTGCTCCGCCAACTCACGTATTGATCTCTGAGGACTTCTCAAATGATGGGCTCACTGATCTCATTCTTGTAACCTCGAGCGGAGTGTATGGCTTTGTCCAGACCCGTCAACCCGGTGCTCTCTTCTTCAGCATGTTGGTTGGTTGTCTAATAGTTGTAATGGGAGTCATATTTGTCACCCAGCACTTGAATTCAATCAAGGGAAAGCCTCGTCCTTCATCTGGTCCTCGGTGA